Below is a genomic region from Rosa chinensis cultivar Old Blush chromosome 5, RchiOBHm-V2, whole genome shotgun sequence.
GAAGAAAACTAAAAAGTTTTAGTCTTTGACCATCCAGAATTCCAGATCAAGCATGTCACTATTGTATAATTATCTTCAACACCAACAGAAAAGTCACAAGTCCACTAAGTCGAGCCTTTCCCCCATTGCCACCATAATGGTTGAAATTGACTTACACCCACCTCAGAAATGAAGTGGGGTTTAAGCCTCAATCTCAGGCACAAGTAGGCCATGAAAAAACTACCAAAATTATCACGACTTTTTGTGATTTGAAAAGGGCCTCGATAGAATGCTTGTTCAAACCTCAACCAAAGGCAGAGAGCATAGACTTTTCAACTCTTCAGATTATATGAGTGTAATTGTTTAGATCATCGACAGCTTATTGCGAAACTATCATCAAATAGGTTGATGCATTGAGAAATGGATGCAGAAAGTATACTGATAGATTGCTTGATGCTCATGAAAATCTGAGGGAAACTTTCATCTACTTAGCCTCCAAGTACCTTATGACAACCCACAAAAGGGAAGGCCAAAAGGGTCATCTGCATTATGCAGTGTTACACTAGCCTATGGAGTCATCACTTGTCACCCGTAAGGGAGAAGGTCACCGACCCTAGCCTTGTATAACTGTACTCCATCTAATAGTACGAAATGGGATCCACAGCCATAATTCTAACCATGTATTGGAAACTACCATAAAGTCAAGTCCTACCCCTAAGGGAAGGTTCTTGGCAAATACAGCTTTCAATGATAGGTGTTTTATACTCACTTTAAAGCATATGCCATGTGAGAGGAACAAACATTGTGACTTTGAGCAATCTGTAGGCTGTAGCAGATATTTCTTCAAGTATGAGGTGAAGAATCTCCACAATTTTTTAATGCTTGAGAGCCTCTTGCACAAAATCAATCTAGGACTAAAATTCATAGGAAGCAAAGACGATTAAAgaacaaagagaaaaattagCTTGAAAGGAAAGAGACCTGTCAATCTTGCTAAGAGTTTACCAATTCAACCAACTAGAATGAATAAGAATATAAGATACATACTAATTTCTTATACATCTCTCATAATcttcaaactcaaaaacaatatTGAActattgaaaaacaacatcaaaGACAATTATTTGATGtatcaaatgattttttttttctttttatttcacTGCTATAATCAACCAATAGTAACCAATAAATTATCTGATGTATATGATCCAAGCTGTTTCAATTCTTCTATTCCTTACTTGGAAGAGGTGGGATACTCTGCTCATTCCTGAAGAAATTTCCTGGATCAACAGCAGTCTTCACCTTCACCAACCTATCAAAATTGTCGTTGAAGTACATCAATCCATACACCTTCCCTTGTTCAAAGCTATTCTTCCCAAAATTGTTGACACCAATGTCAAGGTCCCTATAGTTCAAGAAAGCACTCCTGGGATTCTTGGACACAAATGGGGTCATAAAACTGTAAAGCACCCTACTTTGGTtcaaatactcattagttgctTCCTCTCCTGCAACGTCCCAATTCACCGAGTACTGAATCTTAAACAAATTCCCGGCCCGGTGAGGAAAAGGCGCATCGGACGCCGAAATCTGAGCCATTTTCCCACCATATGGATTGAACACCAAACCAGTCTTGCCttcaatcatcttcttccacaaTGACTCCAACCCTTCTCTCGAAATCGGGGTCTGCACGTAATCTGACTTCCTCTTCCCGAAACTCGCCTGGTCGAGATTTCGATCAAGCAAAACCTCTGGTTTGGTCACATTGGGAGTTGAACCATCGTTCCACCAAAGCACAGACTCAATCCAACTCATTTCCAAACAGTCCTCCTTCTTCAAACCCAATTCAGGAAACTCCTTACCCAAAATAGAAACTAACTGATTAGCATTGCCTAAATACTCTGCCAGAATCGAAATCCTAACAGTCTTCTTCCCCTTGTTGGTCGGAGAAGTCACCGGCTGCAACAACATCCTCATCCACAAATCATCCACCGTGGTCGGCGCCACCTCCTGCCACCTCAAAACGACGTCGGTTGCATTACCTTCTGTGTAACTCATCACCCGGAAAACCGTAACCGTTTCCGGCACCGGAACCAACTTCAATTTATAAGAAATGATCACACCAAAGCTTCCACCACCGCCGCCTCTGATAGCCCAAAACAGATCCTCCCCCATTGCCTTTCTATCCAGAAGCTTCCCGTTCACATCAACAATCAATGCATCCAATACATTATCGACGGCGAGGCCGTACTTCCTCAACAAGTTTCCGTAACCGCCGCCGCTGATGTGTCCACCAACACCGACAGTGGGGCAAATCCCAGCGGCATACCCGAGCGTTTTACTCTTCTCGGAGATTCGGTAGTACAACTCTCCGAGAGTCGCGCCGGCCTGGGCCCACGCGGTGGCGTCCTCGGCGTTGACGTCGATTGACCGGAGGTTGAACAGGTCGAGGACTACGAAAGTCTTTTCGGACGAGACATATGAGATGCCCTCGTAGTCGTGTCCGCCGCTTCGGATTTTTAGTTGGAGTTTGAGTTGTACGGCGCAGAGGACGGAGGCCTGGACGTGGGACTCGGTCGTCGGCGTGAGGATGAGGACTGGTTTGGGAGTCGTGGAGGTGTTGAAGCGAGCGTTGCGGATGTAGGCTCTGAGAGTAGAAGTGAAAGAAGGGTTGTTTTGGGGGATGACTATTTGGGAGGCTGAGGAGTTTGGGTGGGTGTTGAGGCATTGAACGAAGTCGTCATAGACTGAAGCGGAGGTTGCAGAGACGTGAAGAATGAGAAAGAGGAGAAGAACAGAGGAGAGAAATGTAGTACGATTAGATTgtatcatcttttgggtttggcGTTGGTACATTTGTGGGGTTTGGTGTTGGAACATTTGTGGGGTTTCTGTCGTTCTTATATAGGCCTGAGTATATTAATACCGGCCGGCGGTTTAGAAAGTTAAACGGAAAAATTATCGCGGTTATGGCAAGTTTAGCCGGTGGGTAAAATGTATATATATCATTAGTTTTGTAACTGGTTAGTTAATTTGTTAAGTATACGTGAATCAAAATTGTTGAATGAAAAATTCTCATTATTGAAATTATTCTTacggatttaaaaaaaaattcgctTATAATTCTAAATAAATGGGAGTTGGAGAATCAACAATTAATATAAAAATGAGTTCTACATGGTATAATATATCTTAAAacgtataaacaaataaatatttaCTATAAAGAGTAATGCCCTAGTAATATGCCCTTCATCATCCACTTATTTATTTCCTAATATGAAAGTTTGTCAAGTCTTCTTAATTCTTTTCGACACAAACTACATTTCTCGCATGTAAATATCACCTTATCAATTTATTGATGAATGAAAATTTTAGCGTGAATCCCGTTCTAATTAGTGATGAAATTGTTGTCAAAGTGCTCTCTTTTTGTAAACAATATCTTGAGTGACTATTTACTCTTGTCTTTACTAGGAAGATAAGTGCGATGTGTAGGAATTGGGTACGTGTTGACTTCTTCAATTGAGAATGATATATGAACATATAATTATTTGACTTGATTATTATCTTTGACCGGGATCTTCTACGACTACGTGCACCATGTTTATATGGAAGCGAAGCAAACCACGTATCTTCACAAATGGTaatcgtttttcttttttgaaacgGGGTATGGTAATCGTCTTTCTAGAATCTCAACTTTCTGTCAAGTTATTTATGAAACAAATTGAACAAGCAAGCAGATAAATCAAAGTCTAAAATGTTTTTTGTTCCCATTTTTTCTATAGTTGTGTACCCGCTGCATTGACCTTAAATGGATCGACATcatctctttcttaattttgttTGATGCAATACTATTTTAGGAATCATATAGATTTTCTCATTATTATGTAaatttaatcatattattaACAACTACTATAATCTCTTACCTTTTTTTAGtagaaatgaattttttttctttttcctacctCACCATCTCatgatttcagtttttttttttttttttttgatgaaatctCATGATTTCAGTTGCTCCATTGAGATTTAACATGTAATTTCTACattctttcaattatttcaaATTACTAACATGTCACAACTCAGCGGAACTCTAATATTTTATcaatttcattaaataattcatgTAATTTCTTAAAGATAGATGTGTCCGTATGCCTGCAGTTATAATATAGTATTACTATTATATACATGAAATTTATAATAATGGCAAATGGCACGCAAGTTCAATACATTCAAGCAAAGGCATCACCTTGTTTAAAAATCTAATATAAGTATTACGACTGAGGATGCATGGGTGGCTGGATTAATTAGTTTGTTTTTACACACAGTTGTCCGTATactaatatatattaaattactAATCACACTTGATCTTAATTAATGTGAATTAATTACCGCTAGTGATTCCAGGGTGCAGTTTAAGATTTTGAacagttttgagttttgagttaTCCCGTTAATAGTGGGCGCGAGCTCAGTGCACTACAAGACGGGTTTTTGCATTTCACCTGGTAGGGTTTACTTCATCCCGTTAATAGTATCATTATTCGGTCTCTAGCTAATTTCTTATAAGACGTTCaagattgttttgttttgtttagtaatataattttactttttatataTAAGATAATTAGTTCAACTCTCGTAGTCATATTCCTTCTAATGAAGCCTATTAGGCTCTCACTATTATTTCAAAACTCATCAGACCGATGGATTATGCATTTTCTAGTTGGTTGAACATTCAGATTAAGAGGGCAGAGTGGGATAAACTAAAATCTGGGGTTGAAAGGATCATTTGGATGTCTAGTTTAGTTTGTttgtatttatttgtttaaCGCACGCATGTGAACATATACTTTGCTAATGCTTTAAACAAGCATCCCAAATTTGAAGATATTTACTCACTGTGATGCAATTCAAAGATCCGACCGTTTTTTAGGTCTTTGTTGTATCAGTCTTACTTGAAATCACCAAATTAGAAATCGTTTTTCTAATACTATATTTGAGATCATCATAGTTTTTTATATATGACTAACTTTTTTATTAGTGAGACTTATATTTCCCTCTTGAAAATGCTCAATTCATATTTTGGACCTTGATAAATTGGGGGGGGGAAATGAATAAGATGAAATGATAATTTGTTTATGAGCTAATTAACCTCACGCTATTGTTATTGTGTGAATCAAAGTGCATCAAGAGAGAGACAAAACAGCGTTACGTGGTTCATCACTAGCAGTTACAGGCATATCTTTATGAAGATCAAGTATAGAGCCAACTAGATATGCTCTACCCTTAACCGAAGAAATCGCATTAATTTCATACAATGCAATCAAATGAGCTGCTTGATTTGCATCTTGTTGAATAAAAGATAAGGAATAGGTAAACCAATCAATCCAGGCTCAATTTTCTATTCCTTTCTTGGAAGAGGTGGGATACTTTGCTCATTCCTGAAGAAATTCTCTGGATCTACAGCAGTCTTCACCTTCACCAACCTATAGAAATTGTCATTGAAGTACTTCAATCCATAAACCTTCCCCTGTTCATATCTGTCCTTCCCAAATGTGTTAACACCAATGTCAAGGTCCCTATAGTTCAAGAAAGCACTCCTTGGGTTCTTGGACACAAATGGGGTCATGAAACTGTACAGCACCCTCGTTTGGTTCAGATACTCATTAGCTGCTTCCTCTCCTGCAATATTCCACCCCACCGAGTACTGAATCTTAAACAAGTTCCCAGCCCGGTGAGGAAAAGGCGCATCCGAGACCGAAATCTGAGCCATTTTCCCTCCGTAAGGATTGAATACCAAGCCAGTCTTCCCAACTTCCATCAACTTCTTCCACAATGCCTCCAACCCGTCTCGCGAAATCGGTGTCTGGACATAATCTGACTTCCTCTTCAAGAAACTCGCATGGTTAAGGTTTCGATTGAGCAAAGACTCTGGTTTGGTGACGTTGGGAGTCGAACCATCGTTCCACCAAACCACGGACTCGATCCAACTCATTTCCAAACAGTCCTCTTTCTTCAAACCCAATTCAGGAAACTGTttgcccaaaatggaaactagCTTATTAGCATTGCCTAAAAACTGTGCCAAAATCGAGATCCTAACAGTTTTCTCACCCTTCTTGGTTGGAGAACTCACCGGCTGCACCAACACCCTCATCCATAAACCATCATCAGTACACGGAGCCACCTTCTGCCACATCAAAACGACGTCGGTTGCGTTCTGCTCCAAGTAACGCATAACCCTGAACACTGTAACCGTTTCAGGTACCGGAACCAACCTCAACTTGTACGACACGATCACTCCAAAGCTTCCTCCGCCGCTTCCTCTGATGGCCCAGAACAAATCCTCCCCCATTGATTTTCGATCCAGAAGCTTCCCATTCACATTAACAATTAATGCATCCAATACATTATCGACGGCAAGGCCGTACTTCCTTAGTAAGTTTCCATAACCGCCGCCGCTAACGTGTCCACCGACACCGACCGTGGGACAAATTCCGGCAGGAAAGGCTAGCAGTTTACTCTTCTGGGAAATTCTGTAGTACAGTTCTCCGAGAGTGGCTCCGGCTTGGGCCCACACGGAGCTGTCTCCGGTGTTGACGTTGATTGACCGGAGGTTGAACATATCAAGGACTATGAAACTCTGTTCAGTCGAGACATATGAGATTCCCTCGTAGTCGTGTCCGCCGCTTCGAATTTTGAGCTGGACGCCGAGTTTCTTGGCGCAGAGGACGGAGGCCTGGACGTGGGACTCGGTCGTTGGCGTGAGGATGAGGACTGGTTTTGGAGTCGTGGAGGTGTTGAAGCGAGAGTTGCGTATGTAGGCTCTGAGAGTTGAAGTGAAAGAAGGGTTGTTTTGGGGGATGACTATCTTGGTGTCTGAGGAGTTAGGGTGGGTGTTCAGGCATTGAACGAAGTCGTCGTAGACAGAACCAGAGGTTGGAGGTGAAGTGGAGAGGAGAAGGACAATAACAGAAGAGAGAACAAACGTAATGTGCGGCATCTTTGGGTTTTGAAATGTTTGTCGATTATTATTGGAATGTTTGAGGAATAGAGGCAGTGTGCTTCTTCTATAGACTTGAACATGAGGGTTTAACTGAAAATATACGATAGGTATGAGCATAGTTTACAACCTccaactaaaaatgaaaaactaaTTTCATTAGATTAaatgacaatatatatatatatatgtgttttaTTTTTACATCAGATTTTATTTAACTTTGACACATTAATATGTAAATTTAGTCATAAATATTATGAATGTAGTGTTAGGACATCTCGAATTTCATTTCCCTTAGAAAATTCATATTATAAAGTCTAATCTCTAAACTTCTCCAAGTAAATGAGTGATGCATGGAATTCTTCCAtgtattgttatttgttaaagGTCCATATCAGTACGCCTGCAGTTGTAATCCAGTATTATATCCCTGAAATCTATAATAATGGCAACTAGTACGCAATTGTTAAATCCATCTAGACTAAGTCACTTTGTTCCAAGTCTAACAGCGTTATG
It encodes:
- the LOC112164489 gene encoding berberine bridge enzyme-like 21, whose protein sequence is MFQHQTPQMYQRQTQKMIQSNRTTFLSSVLLLFLILHVSATSASVYDDFVQCLNTHPNSSASQIVIPQNNPSFTSTLRAYIRNARFNTSTTPKPVLILTPTTESHVQASVLCAVQLKLQLKIRSGGHDYEGISYVSSEKTFVVLDLFNLRSIDVNAEDATAWAQAGATLGELYYRISEKSKTLGYAAGICPTVGVGGHISGGGYGNLLRKYGLAVDNVLDALIVDVNGKLLDRKAMGEDLFWAIRGGGGGSFGVIISYKLKLVPVPETVTVFRVMSYTEGNATDVVLRWQEVAPTTVDDLWMRMLLQPVTSPTNKGKKTVRISILAEYLGNANQLVSILGKEFPELGLKKEDCLEMSWIESVLWWNDGSTPNVTKPEVLLDRNLDQASFGKRKSDYVQTPISREGLESLWKKMIEGKTGLVFNPYGGKMAQISASDAPFPHRAGNLFKIQYSVNWDVAGEEATNEYLNQSRVLYSFMTPFVSKNPRSAFLNYRDLDIGVNNFGKNSFEQGKVYGLMYFNDNFDRLVKVKTAVDPGNFFRNEQSIPPLPSFHSAATSGSSSNISMGKLLALLLYLLIGASFF
- the LOC112166182 gene encoding berberine bridge enzyme-like 21; this encodes MPHITFVLSSVIVLLLSTSPPTSGSVYDDFVQCLNTHPNSSDTKIVIPQNNPSFTSTLRAYIRNSRFNTSTTPKPVLILTPTTESHVQASVLCAKKLGVQLKIRSGGHDYEGISYVSTEQSFIVLDMFNLRSINVNTGDSSVWAQAGATLGELYYRISQKSKLLAFPAGICPTVGVGGHVSGGGYGNLLRKYGLAVDNVLDALIVNVNGKLLDRKSMGEDLFWAIRGSGGGSFGVIVSYKLRLVPVPETVTVFRVMRYLEQNATDVVLMWQKVAPCTDDGLWMRVLVQPVSSPTKKGEKTVRISILAQFLGNANKLVSILGKQFPELGLKKEDCLEMSWIESVVWWNDGSTPNVTKPESLLNRNLNHASFLKRKSDYVQTPISRDGLEALWKKLMEVGKTGLVFNPYGGKMAQISVSDAPFPHRAGNLFKIQYSVGWNIAGEEAANEYLNQTRVLYSFMTPFVSKNPRSAFLNYRDLDIGVNTFGKDRYEQGKVYGLKYFNDNFYRLVKVKTAVDPENFFRNEQSIPPLPRKE